In Procambarus clarkii isolate CNS0578487 chromosome 53, FALCON_Pclarkii_2.0, whole genome shotgun sequence, the following proteins share a genomic window:
- the LOC123767094 gene encoding armadillo repeat-containing protein 6, with amino-acid sequence MAMVLSQETFDSVVIENVTEFDMSLEDAINETKKEFEAQGVQLGIIVKNMRLSEDKRSVVHDILVALDKLRSAADGSPVLEDIQEPLALFSAQCKLSVAHRVLANNHGGYAVLLKLLKNVQGEPAMLGPTLKAMVALTESNPDILTTEGTQVMVQLMEEWKCRADNLTIPEYLARWCIESCVKHERNRQTLVAAGSLGALVALLHANKSNSRVVRSTCKALRAHTLDDDIRQEFGKAHEHARILVEEHGLIGVCLDMIKDWHHESETSSELLYVVGKLCVRAEYCQQAVDHGALCVINDVLTSFPNHAILNKQAISLLKAMVGNDEVKREAMKSGVGQLVIMSMTNHMAIPSVCEEGCGALSMMSLRVPDYSKQLVQAGAGQAVVQAMKTHPKNKQLQKLGCMAIRNMASRVQDNQHLFVEYGVEEVIQAALQNHGEAVKDVAKAALRDLDLKVDFVEQWRGTGHEIHR; translated from the exons GGTGTGCAACTTGGGATCATTGTTAAGAACATGAGACTTAGCGaagacaagaggagtgttgtgcaTGACATACTCGTTGCGTTAGATAAACTTCGTAGTGCCGCTGATGGTTCTCCTGTGTTGGAGGACATACAAGAGCCACTTGCCTTGTTCTCTGCCCAGTGTAAACTGTCTGTGGCTCACCGTGTCTTGGCAAATAACCATGGTGGTTATGCAGTTCTCCTGAAGCTCTTAAAAAATGTCCAG GGAGAGCCTGCTATGTTGGGGCCCACATTGAAAGCCATGGTTGCACTAACAGAATCCAATCCAGATATTTTGACCACTGAGGGAACCCAAGTTATGGTGCAGCTTATGGAAGAATGGAAATGTAGAGCTGACAATCTCACAATTCCTGAATATTTG GCTCGTTGGTGCATCGAGTCCTGTGTAAAGCACGAACGTAACAGACAAACCCTTGTAGCTGCTGGAAGCCTTGGTGCCCTGGTGGCTTTACTACATGCTAACAAATCTAATTCCCGAGTGGTGAGGTCAACGTGTAAGGCTCTCAGAGCGCACACGCTAGATGATGATATTAGACAAGAATTTGGGAAGGCCCATGAACATGCAAGAATTTTGGTTGAGGAGCATGGTTTAATTGGAGTCTGTCTAGACATGATTAAGG ACTGGCACCATGAGAGTGAAACATCGAGCGAGTTGCTTTACGTAGTTGGCAAGCTGTGCGTGCGGGCCGAGTATTGCCAGCAGGCTGTTGATCACGGGGCATTGTGTGTAATAAATGATGTTCTCACTTCATTTCCTAATCATGCT ATTTTAAACAAGCAAGCAATTTCACTGTTGAAGGCAATGGTTGGTAATGACGAAGTGAAGAGAGAAGCAATGAAGTCTGGTGTCGGCCAGCTGGTAATTATGTCGATGACTAACCATATG GCCATACCAAGTGTGTGTGAAGAAGGCTGCGGTGCTCTCTCCATGATGTCATTAAGGGTCCCTGATTACTCAAAGCAGCTTGTGCAGGCAGGGGCTGGACAAGCTGTAGTGCAAGCCATGAAAACTCACCCAAAGAATAAGCAGCTGCAG AAATTGGGTTGCATGGCTATTCGAAACATGGCATCTCGCGTACAGGACAACCAACATCTCTTCGTTGAGTATGGGGTGGAAGAGGTTATACAGGCTGCCCTTCAAAATCATGGTGAAGCAGTGAAAGATGTGGCTAAGGCAGCTCTTAGGGATCTGGACCTTAAAGTAGATTTTGTGGAACAGTGGAGGGGCACTGGTCATGAAATCCACCGATAA